actgCCATTTGgctcaagtcagctgggacaggctccagctctCCTAAGCAGCATCAGTGATGGAAAATGGAAGggtggatgcaaatactgttATAAGACTGTGATTATATAATTACATTATCCCTGCCAAACATGAATATGTTATTATAATACAAGTTTGGGTAATATTACACCCAATTATAATTTACTAATGGCTAAAAACAGTACGTCCTTGTACCCCTAATCCATTAAATCGCAATGTTTTAAACTTACCGTATTAGAAGACTAGGGCAACTGTTAAGTAATCAAACCTACGGCCATGCAACATCATGATTTGGTGCAAAAATATATGATCATGTTGTACCTTTCACCAAAAGGGGAGTCCAACTTCAGACACTTGATGGCCACGGTGGTCCTCCAGTCGGAGTGTTGAGCTTTGAAAACGGTCCCGAATCCCCCTCTACTCAGATAGTACAAGTCAGTCAGCTTCTGGTAAGGTATCACCGACAAGGTGCTCGTCAGACAGCCAACGTTCACGCAGCCTGTAGCCGCTTGTGGCTCCATTGCCGTCCGTCTGACTTTTGTCCAATGActtctgttctgttctgctTGACTCGATACTAAAAAAGCAGAAGTGTCCTTTTCAAACaacaggaggaggagcagcagcgGCAGCCAGTTTCACACGCATGGCATCATGTCGCTCAGTGCTAGCAAGCCAAGCTAACGAATAGAGGGGAGAGGGCAGTCGGGAACAAGCAATAGTTACCGCTGGAACAGAGCACACCGAACGGTCAGAGTGTCAttctttgtctgtttttgtcatgATAAATGCGTCGCTTGGTCGCCGCTATCAACTCGGCAATTTAGGCCGAGATGACAGCAGGGATGCCGAACACTGCTGACAGATAAGGGAGGCGGGTTTGTTATTGGTCGTGACGTCACACTTCCGGGTTGGGTGAAGTTGCCTTCACTGTCATCGGATTACAGATAACTGACCTGTATTTTTGCTATGTGAGTAATTTTAATGTGTATCTGTCATTAAGGACCATGAAAGAAAAgcttaaaaatgtttcattttcccAGCATTTTTTTGCTGCGACTATTATGACTATTTTTCTTCCACGTGTAATTAATAAACGGCTTGTGAAAGCTGTAATTTCCCAACCGTGGGGATTTCCGTTAAGACCACATTGTGTTGATGTCACTTgtataaaagtgaaaataaaaatagaaacgTTGCGGTTGACGCAGCACCTCCATATGGACCATGTGTTTTCTGGAAAttccaatacattttttttcatttattttaaaattggtTAAAATGCTTTAATTTGATAAACAACACGTTTATGAACAAATGGAATGCAAAAGATAAGAGCAGAAAATGTGTCATGCATTTTTGATGACATAATAATCTTAAATTTGTTATTCATTCTAAGAGGAATGGACAGGAGACACCCCCTGCGAAGTACAGAGTGTTCACAAATCATTTACCACTTTACTGCTGCTTACATATAGTATGTTCCCCACAACCCGCCTTGTGTTTTCTTGGTGAGCCAAGTAGGAATCGCTTGCGTGATCAGCTCTCTGGGTTTGTGAACTCCCACTACGACTCCCACAGATGACCGTCAGCGTTGATTCAGGTCGGAGTTTTTTCTCCGTACATTTTGACATCTCATCTGCCAAGTGTGAGCACTCATCTCTTCAGAGGGTTCCCTGGGTTAGAGGAGATGGGCCCTGGGGTGATCCAATGCGCGATGACTCCAAGAGTCGAGGAGATGTAAGGGGTGGTTCATTGCCACCGCTGGAGGGTGAAGGGATCCTTGGAGATCGGTGGGCAGAGAGACCCTTCACGCTGATACTGCAGGGCCATGAGACCCTGGAAGAGAGGGCAAAGTTCACGGTATGATGCAAAAGAGAAGAACATTTAATATGCATCCTTAGTTGACTAAACATTAGTCTGATAGTGCGAACAATGACACATAGTCTTGAAATGCTTACATAACTTGCACTCAAAATTGCATACAGTATAACAATTTAGTGCGCCCTTTGTGCCTTAGATTTACAAGATTCTGGTCAATGGAAGTCAAGGGAACAGCTGGATGATCTTTCGAAGATACACAGACTTCTGCAGGCTCCAAAACAAGGTGATGATCTATATCACGCactgtaacaacaaaaaaattttaACTGAATAATAAGAAGGAAGTTTGGCAAGGGTAAAGGACAATATAGCACTCCCTTTCTTCTCTGATCCCTTTCAATGAATACTTTGTTGCAGCTTAAGGATTTGTTTCCTAGCATTCACTTAGTTCTGCCTCCAAAGCGATGGTTCAAAGACAACTACGATGAGGAGTTTCTGGCAGAGAGGCAAACTGCTCTGCAAAAGTTTCTGCACAACCTGACGAAACACAAAGACATGATCAGCAGGTATTGCGTGGCGAAAGAAAAGGCTCGTACTGATCCGTTGTATGACCTGAATGGTTCCCTTTTGTGTTCCCAGTGACGCTGTTAGGCAGTTTCTGTGCATGAGCGACCCACCAGGCCCATTTGACAGTGTGGAAGAAAGCAGGGTCCGTTTTATTTGTATAATCTTTTTGGAAACACACACGAAAGTCGTTTTTATCGTGAGCCACATTGTGATTATAATTTCTGGTTGTAACTGTGAAATCATATAATTGTATCTCATTCTATTAGTAAATGTTTATTAGCATTTCTTccctcatttttatattttaagccAAGGAAAATAGCTGCATGCAGACATCAAAATAAGGAGCTACTGTCCGAAAAGGGGTGTAGTGATTTAAAATGTATGGAATAACAGGTCACATCAAGTATTGAGTTATAAACTGCAGTTGCATGCAAACCAAATTGTCCGTGGAAATGGAaggaacaaatacatttaaagaaaataaagatgAAGAAGTAACTGAGTCTTACTGACGTGCAATAGTTCTAGATTTTCATAAAAGGATATGGTGGGCCGGATCTAGCCCCCACaccctgagtttgacacctgtgcatTAAACTCAGTTTTGTAcagttgagatttttttttaacttgagaGGCCTTGAACACATAGTGCAgtaattttttattctaattatttttataatgtacaattttattttataattaattaCTTATAACTCCTAATTACCTTTTATGATTATAATACTTGTAATTAATAGCAAGTATACTTTTATTAAAGtgattgtactgtatgtttaggCTTTCTGTGAGACGCTGGAGGAGACCAACCACCGTCTACAAAGGGAActcatggaaaaacaaagagaTGTTGACAATTTGACGCAGCTCCTGAATGAAAGGGAGAACTACATCAATCGTCTGATGAGCAAAGTCAGATGTGTTTCACTTCTGGCAAAAGCTTTATAAACAAAAGcagtgtaagctattttttgtgACGCCCTTATTTTGGTACCCCCACAGGAGGTgctattattttgaaggccagaggtgttgttgtgtgtgtgttgaggtcaCTTGATAGAAGTCCGCCGAGAGACGAGCGGGCTAACAATAAACGTGACTTCTGCAGCTCCGGCTCCTGTGCTTTTGTCCACTCTGCACTTTAGCAGCTAAGCTAATCGCCAGGTAGCAGGGTGGCTAACTGTAGTTAGCTGTCTGAATTTCCCGCTTTACCGTCACAGGAACAGCTGGGCTTCCGCACTGGGTAAATCCCACCGCTGCCACCAATGTAACCGAGCAGGTGAAGAGTTCCACTAATATTGTGGGAGTGCAGAGTGGACAAAAGCACAGGAGCCGGAGCTGCACGACGTACGTTAACCGTTAGTCCCCTGGTCTCTCAGCTGATTTCTATCAATTGACTTGAACATACAcaacacttctggccttcaaaatagtAGCTCCTCCTGTGGGGGTACCAAAATAATATAACAGCTTACAGCAGTTAGAGGCATTGCTGTTATTTGTCATAAATGTCCTTCATCCAGTCACttattgtgttaaaaaaaaaactatggcCCCATAACTCAATATTTCCACCAGTATTGTTGGTCTTTTGCCTTTTTCACACATGGAAATGATCTGCTCACCTTCACTTGCTACTAATGTCCTCTAAAGGGCGCCACACTTCACGACAGCGATCATACTTGATCTTAGTCCAGCACGTTGCCCgagtcaataaataataattattaacggaattactccttcatacaTGTAAGTAGTTACCAaggaaagcatttttttttcttttttgaaaaaccttaaaATATCTGTCGTGTGACGTTGACAGAATACCATAACAGTGCATGGAAAAGACCTGCTTGTCTGTTGTGATGAGTTCCGATGTCCGCGAATGCACCAATGAGGGACACTCGTGATAGGAAACGCGATGCtttttactgactcgagttcttatgagtcactcactgaagtgaatcatACAAACCACGTTTGTAGGTTTTTGTTGAGGCAGTTCTTTCCGCGTTTCCCATTTTCGTGAGCATGTTTGAGTTCCAACCATATTTTTAATTTGGTTTTAGTAAGAATTGTTGTGGTGACTGCAAGCTTCACTCGACGAAAGAGAATGGTTCGACAGACATCTTTCActgcgtttttttttggttgtttctttaatttttttccccactttttccAAAATTTCTGAACAAACAGTTTCGCTTGATGTCTCGCTACAACTACGCTGGCTTGACCCGGGACGACTGCAGCCGAATGTGACATCACATGCAACCCAGCAATTATTACACGTCACGTCTTGTGAAGCTTGTTAAGTTATGGTCAGTAAAACTGTCTAGACAAATGTTTTGACGAGCAGCTAGAGGGGACAACTACAGTACATGCGTTGTTTTGACAGAGAAGCCGCTGCAAGTTCGTCAACATCTGTGTTTTAGTAGTTTGCTGCCTCACTTTTTGTTGAACAGATTAGAGGGATAATTCATACAATGGCCCTTTTCTTACGGTTCCTTTTACTTCATTAAAGATGAGCAAAACAAACCTGGCACgcctgtcaggattgtgtgctgcggtactgccttctactgcttctctgttgcagcacactcctgagcaccctgattgctgatcatcttcacctgtgcctgattagtcgttctatttaagctgtgtgcttagtcatatccagtgccagattgtccctttgctacaccctgttcagctccttccagcttgttcttgtgcattgtgttttggctttctgaccctcgctcggctcacctgtaagtacctacctgcctgcttgacgtcttcagcagtagctgtattttttggtacttctgctagttttttgttagcagctcttttcgttacttgtctgtatttttccctgctcagctcaccttgcaagcagtgttttttgttaccatttcccgcgactaggtccggatgtatttttgttgtactttgtttcttgtgttgtttttgatacccttttgttatccatttttgtattaaagactttttctgtttcacttattcgactctgcattttggattcctgtctcacggccttggccgttcataacagaacaatctggccaaacatggaatccGCAGAGTTCGCACATATAAAGGCCGCACTATCCCAACAAGGTGCGCTCGTcggcagccatgagcaatccctccggggagttatggagtccctggccgccctcgccactagcattagcgctattgagcagcatctgggaCTTGGCGCTCACCCAGGACAGTCGGAGGGTGCAGCTCCCTCATCAGAGGTTGTTAGAATTGCACCTGCAgccagcagcagtaatagtcgcgagcctagcctcccaccccccccacgcttttcgggggaatctatggattgcagacaatttttacaccagtgtaccctgatttttgaccaacaacccagcacttactattccgaccaggccaaaatagcgtttataatgagcctacttactgataaagcagcagcgtgggctatagcggtgagcaaagctaagccggagttgcgcacctcctatcctgttttttttggaggagctacGGCAGGTCTTCGATCACCCTATCCGTAGTAGGGAGGCCGGTAACCAATTGTTGGACCTACGACAGGGCAAACGCTCGGTAGCGGCTTTTTCTGTGGACTTTAGAgtgctggcggcagaaagccgaTATGACGAGGAGGCGCTCCGCGGAATTTTTCGCAAGGCTCTTGACGAGCGGATTAAGGATGAACTGGCGGTGAGGGAGTTCACTACCACGCTCAACGAGCTTATCGACCTAGCCATACGGCTGGATAATCGCCTCCGGGAACGTGATCGTGAACGGagtgagggactacctgcaggatcagccaagaaCCACCGTCAGGATATTCGGCTGATACCACTAACACCTGGAACCGGCGGAATAGAGGGAGTCCCATCTACGGCGGCCACCGAGGATTTTGCGGAGCCGATGCAACTCGGGGGAAGACGCCTGTCTGCTGCGGAGAGGTCGCGCAGGCTACGACTCcgcctttgcctgtactgcggcgaGCCCAACCACACCATCAGCAGATGTCCAGCGCGTCCGACACGCCGCTCCGGACTCCCTCCTGACGTCATTAAGGAGACGGGCGCAGGATCGACCTCCGTATCCAAGTCAAGGGAGAGTCAGACTGCTCAGGGCCATTGTGAGTATGCTGAGATGCCTCCGGCGTCGGCTCCAATTCCAGCAGTCTTtaagagactacaggtgacGGGACTCATTACGGGGGGGGGCGTCAATGTTCAGGTTTCTGCATTAGTTGATTCTGGGGCGGATGATTGCTTCattgactctaattttgttaagaAACATGGCATTCAGGAGGTTGAGTTGAGGAACCATAAGGAGGTCCACTCACTGGATGGACGTCCCTTGGCGGTAGTCACTCATAGAACCGTTCCGTTATCCCTTCAATTGTCCGGTAACCACCATGagtccattagttttttttttatcgcccCGTCTCAATCCGCACCCGTAGTTCTGGGTCTTACTTGGCTGCAGATTCATAACCCGACGGTGGATTGGACGAGGGGACAGATAATTAATTGGGGTAGCCACTGTTTTGCTAATTGCTTACGTTCCGCGGTACCCACAGTTTCTGGTAAGCCTAGCAGCCCTGAGAATATTGACGTTACCGGTGTTCCCGACATCTATCATGATCTCCGCATGGTttttagcaaggatagagctcagagtttacccccccatcgtccTTATGACTGCGCTATCGAACTCCTCCCGGGAGCACCGTTACCCAATGCTAGACTTTATAGCATCTCTGGACCTGAGCAACTTGCTCTCAAGGAATATATTGCGTCCTCTCTGGCTGCCGGACTTATtcgcccctcgtcctctccactgggggccggttttttcttcgtcgaaaagaaagataagtcgctgcggccttgtattgattttcgcggccttaatgacattaccgttaagaaccgttacccgcttcctctcatggactccgccttttcgtcccttcattcggccaagattttttccaaactcgaccttaggaatgcttaccacttggttcgtattagagagggggacgagtggaagacggcctttaatacaccgctcggtcacttcgagtatctcgttatgcccttcggcctcaccaatgcacccgctgtattccagagtttaacaaatgatattcttagggatatgattaaccactgctgctttgtttatctagatgacatcctgattttttctaattcccttcaggagcatgtccagcacgtacgccgcatccttcagcggttgttggagaatcgcctttttgtcaaagcggagaagtgcgagtttcatactacatctgtgtcctttttagggtttatagtggagaaggacaagttaagagccgatcccgccaagatccaggcggtggtcgattggccttctcccaaatcaaggaagcacttgcagaggttcttggggttcgcgaacttctaccggaagttcattcgtaatttcagcataaaggcagaacctctgacaaggcttacatcagtaaaagttccctttgtttggtctcccgaagctgaggaagcgtttaccaagcttaaagcactgtttacgtctgcccctgtccttactcaccctgatcctgccttgcagtttatcgttgaggttgatgcctcggatacgggagtaggggcggtcctatcccagcgctcaccagtcgaccagaagttgcacccgtgtgcctttttctcacgtcgcctcacctcggcagagagaaattatgatgtgggtaatcgggaactgctggccattgtgcttgcgctgcgggagtggagacattggctggagggtgcagcccagccgttggtagttattacggaccacaagaacttggcatatatacgctcagcgcacagactcaactctcgccaagccagatggtcactgttcttaacaaggtttaatttctctatcacttacagacctggatcacggaatattaagcctgatgcattatcaaggatcttttccccggtggagtcggactcaccaccggagaccatcgtacctgtcgcccggatactcggcgctctccagtgggaggtggagaggagggtCTCTGAGGCGGTGGAGGAGACGGAACTACCAGAGGGGTGCCCCGAGGGgaaattgtttgttcctgaacgactcagatccgaggtgctgctgtggggtcactcgtcgaagattgcctgccacccggggattcgacgaaccctattcctggtctcccaaaggttctggtggcctaccatgacagccgacgttaagaagtttgtcgccgcctgctccgtctgcgccagaggtaaagcttcccatcgccctcctgccggtttgcttcagccgttacctgtccctggtcggccatggtcccacatcgcaatggacttcattactggattaccctcgtcatatggccggaccgtcatactcaatatcgtagacaggttttctaagatggcgcattttgtgtcgctccccaagttgcccacggccctggaaacagctaaactgttggtgaggcacgttttccgcctacacgggatacctacagacattgtttcggacagagggcctcaatttgcgtcaagagtttggcgggcatttaataaggcattgggggcgaccgttagtctctcttctggataccacccacagtccaacggccagacggagcgggccaatcaggacttggaagcagcacttaggtgcgtttgtcatcgacacccctcctcctggtcaacccacctcccttggatcgagtatgcccacaactcgttaccctgctcggcgacaggtatgtcacccttcaagactgtgtttggttaccagcccccgctttttccctcccaggaagcagaaaTTACCGTCCCGGCAGTTCACGTACACCTTCGACGCGCCCGACGCATTTGGCGAGAGACCTGGGCTGCATTAACACgaacagcagaacacaaccgtCGGATTGCTGACAGGCACCGGGTCCCCGCGCCTGATTAccagcctgggatggaggtatggctgtcCTCTAAAGACCTCCCGCTTGCAGGGACCTCTCGGAAGCTGGCtccaaggttcgtgggacctTACAAGATCAAAGCTATAGTCAACAAGTCAGCTGTCAAGCTGGAGCTCCCACcggctcttaaagtccacccagtcttccacgtctcctgcatcaagcctgtcgctaccagtccactgtgcccttcggtcgaggctccacctccgccccgcatcatcgacggccagcccgcgtacacggtgagagccctattagattcgagaagaagggggaggggggtgcagtatttggtcgactgggagggatatggaccagaagagcgctcctgggtcgcctgctcccgtatcctggatccctccctcatttccgacttccactccgctcaccccaataaaccaggtatgccgccagggggcgtcttataaaagggggggatactgtcaggattgtgtgctgcggtactgccttctactgcttctctgttgcagcacactcctgagcaccctgattgctgatcatcttcacctgtgcctgattagtcgttctatttaagctgtgtgcttagtcatatccagtgccagattgtccctttgctacaccctgttcagctccttccagcttgttcttgtgcattgtgttttggctttctgaccctcgctcggctcacctgtaagtacctacctgcctgcttgacgtcttcagcagtagctgtattttttggtacttctgctagttttttgttagcagctcttttcgttacttgtctgtatttttccctgctcagctcaccttgcaagcagtgttttttgttaccatttcccgcgactaggtccggatgtatttttgttgtactttgtttcttgtgttgtttttgatacccttttgttatccatttttgtattaaagactttttctgtttcacttattcgactctgcattttggattcctgtctcacggccttggccgttcataacaacGCCATCATTATGCAatggaaaaatgatgttatgGTGTAACCCTGGGTGGCCAAACTTTggagggccacatattgaaaatcAACCAACATGTGTAGTTATGCTAAGgagttatgtatatttcaagaaaaaaatgcatctcggctttgtcataaaggtgaaaaagcgtatttgtatgaactttttttcttcccatttttactgtttttttacatttttattttccaaatatttccactttcttcttaaacaatctttgtaaattgtttTCTCGTAATACTATGGCTTTATTCACATAGTATTatcacttttccccaacctaattttaaaaaaattacaacgttatttagttttggttgtttcttacaatatcatgactttaaaaaaaataacatatcttCTTTCATAGTTCAGCTCTatgctaaaattacattatttttcctcataatattaaataataagttttatttcctgttagagtatgactttatttctcttattattctgacttaattcttgttaaattacagttgttttttccatttctgttgttgttggggttttttttcaaattttccaactttttcaactttcttcctaaatTTTAGTCCTGTACTGTCgttcctcgctacatcacggttcgattatcgctccctcgctctactgaggtttttcaataattaattcattaattattccTGTTTAGCGGTTGGCCatggcgtattattagtcaaaaatattgaaaggtatatgtcgtattctggccactaggcgtcagtaatgatgTTCCATTAGTGAGTAACATTAGATTACCGTCACATTAGATGGAAtcggccatggcatgtccaactgAAAAgaaattctcctcccattccatgtggaagtggtacgtttttggcttctttatcCTTCTTCCCTATTCCGTTTTAAACctgttcttaagtttagaatatagaaaataaattggaggctaactacttagctcACGAGTTTGCTAGGTTAAAGCCATGGctgtctcgtgtccctgcagtgatcctgtagcctgcacattacagttgagcaatgtggcgtaaacaaaaaataataggagtgtaaacgtgactataagggtgttagttcatgtctacagggctcgaataatggtaaagattgcATTTTGAAAGTctttaacaggttttctttgctctttaATAAAAAATCTGctgatttttaacattgtgcTTTTGCATCATTCTGTACAGTACGGGTCCCCAAACACGGGCCGGGGCccagtaccggtccgtgggcggggccgaactgggAGGGGAAACCTTTCGggcacaatgataaaaaaaaatacacacacacacacacacacaaaaataaatacttttgtaaataactaaatacaattttaagtaaatgcatatcaattttggaaatacagtatggcccattattttattcaaaaaataatatagtttgaagtttttgtatgtttatatggtttgttgcgagtgtcccactttgtttgacagtccttgaacgcaccattgtacgtgcgctagccttctcccactgcACAGTTTGTCAACTATGTCAACTTTTTATCAGGTTTTTTTCACTTcctatttgctcccaaatgctgatactctgtgggaatgcctaaaggtaaagtttgatgacgttattgagtgctaatgtgtatatctGGTGTGTACACAGcttcaagtgaattcatgctagcacactgcctgttaccacacacgtcaagcagcggcgctataatcttctctctggaaaacaaactctaagcttatagtggtggatggtgggtctgtattcactttgtgcttttaatttgatgttgttcctgtcttagttttacacaatacatggacgagaatgagataaattacatcgccatacgacccccaccaccacccccggagatttgtgggaacacgagccgggccgtgggtccaaaacGTTTCCTGCTAGCCTACTGATTGTTGAATGAGAAGATTGATTCATTTGACTTAGGAAAactttgtgcttttgtttctgttttatcAGCACTGAATCCAAAGTCATCTACACTCTGATCAAGAGTTTTGTAAGAGCCGAATGACCTGCACTTGACACCCTAGGGATTCATTTGTGGTCATCAAAAATCTAACCTGAAAGTTAAGTGAAATTATCTTTCAAATAAATGTCAATGTGCATGTTAATATCTGTGCAAAAGGCGTATATAAATGCATTTCCAAGCTGCGCTGTTTCCCTTCACTATTTAAACAGTGCAAAAGCTCATAAAGAACACTACGGGATACTGGAAAATCAAAGATGCTATGTCAGAGGGGGTGGGTATACTGGATTGATTGTTCAGACTTCaaacatggaaataattttCATATGTAATTTAGCTGGAGTTTAAATGGAAACGGTCGCTAGATTGCACTGGAAACCAAATCAGATGCATATGTACCATTTGACTGCAACGATTCAAAGATGCTTTGCTGCTTTATTAAAAGACATCATGCGGAGATGCACATAAGTGATCTAATGAACGTAAAACAGCTCAAACATAAGTTGTTGtgggtattctgcgaagcgatTTTAGTGGGTTAGCAAGCTGTGTTTGAGTGGAAAGCCCGACTTACGTGTTCAGCAAAAGTAGCTCTATCAACATGGTAACTAAAGTTAGGCCaggtccaggctttcagcttaaaacaggctatgaaagtgccactgtttaactaattcaGAGATGGCATCACCATTTATTGAcaacctacgaggttcccgagaggatgaaatgtacattttttttgtttttttttaattgtacatctaaatgccatcaagtgctcaacagatttactctgccagggagaagtgtgatatacaattcccctgttatacagaatttatttgactttgatgcttgttattaagcaaactTGGAGCGACC
This sequence is a window from Dunckerocampus dactyliophorus isolate RoL2022-P2 chromosome 2, RoL_Ddac_1.1, whole genome shotgun sequence. Protein-coding genes within it:
- the LOC129177188 gene encoding sorting nexin-16-like, whose protein sequence is MTVSVDSGRSFFSVHFDISSAKCEHSSLQRVPWVRGDGPWGDPMRDDSKSRGDVRGGSLPPLEGEGILGDRWAERPFTLILQGHETLEERAKFTIYKILVNGSQGNSWMIFRRYTDFCRLQNKLKDLFPSIHLVLPPKRWFKDNYDEEFLAERQTALQKFLHNLTKHKDMISSDAVRQFLCMSDPPGPFDSVEESRAFCETLEETNHRLQRELMEKQRDVDNLTQLLNERENYINRLMSKVRCVSLLAKAL